Proteins encoded together in one Triticum dicoccoides isolate Atlit2015 ecotype Zavitan chromosome 7B, WEW_v2.0, whole genome shotgun sequence window:
- the LOC119342182 gene encoding uncharacterized protein LOC119342182: MVGSQPGESNGGAMDSILTVAGQMKQLPAYAISLFRDYDVKGVAAALAEVVNCSYEVQMEVFTKALEQSKYSGAIGAFPNEGKAKDEEEEGVVDEDEEGVVDEDEEDCEGEDDEILTLQVPYEGERERKKPRLAEGFGCQAEADV, encoded by the exons ATGGTAGGTAGCCAACCAGGCGAAAGCAACGGCGGTGCCATGGATTCCATCCTTACCGTTGCCGGACAGATGAAGCAGTTGCCTGCGTACGCTATTAGCCTGTTCCGCGACTACGACGTCAAGGGCGTCGCGGCCGCGTTGGCCGAAGTTGTAAATTGCTCGTACGAGGTACAGATGGAAGTCTTCACTAAA GCTCTGGAACAGTCCAAGTATTCTGGTGCCATTGGAGCATTCCCCAACGAAGGCAAGGccaaggacgaggaagaggagggcgtggtggatgaagatgaggagggcgtggtggatgaagatgaggaggactgTGAAGGTGAAGATGATGAGATACTGACG CTTCAAGTCCCTTATGAAGGCGAACGAGAGCGCAAGAAGCCAAGACTAGCAGAAGGCTTTGGGTGCCAGGCTGAGGCTGACGTTTAG